The genomic region ctctctctctctctctctctctctctctctctctctctctctctctctctctctctctctctctctctctctctctctctctctctctctctctctctctctctctctttgtctctctctctctctctctttgtctctctctctgaacttATGTAGAAGGTCAGTGAGAAAGTGGGGACTGCAGAAGGAACCAAACTCGATGAAGACTTCAAAGACCTTGAGCGTGTACGTGGTGACCCATGACCAACACTTGATAACACTGTCTTTCCCAGATGATGTTGCTAATCGTAGCAGCCTAGAGCCACTAAACAGAATCAAATTTGAACATTCcctaaacattttaatatgttacTATAATATTCTAATATTTACTTTCATATTGTATAGATATCAAGTGGATGCACACATTACTTGAATTCATTCATCTGCTATTTAATTAAGAGAGCTGCTGTTGATAGCTGTATTGACCAGTGACATCCATGGCAGCTTTGTAGATGGATAATCAAATGTAATCATATTTCTGCCATTTAGAATTGGGTTTCAGAATGGAAATTGAGAAATTGCTTAACTCTTTGTACTCGTTTAACAGAAGGCAGACATCACAAGCAAAGCCATACAGGATGTCCTCGCTAAAACCACAGAGTTCCTCCAGCCGAACCCAGGTGAAATGCACTCCTGTTGCCTTCTTACGCTCTCCGCTCTGATCTCCCATCCTCTGTCCTGCATCCTCTGACCCCTGATTGTCTTGTGCCGCAGCATCTCGGGCGAAGCTTTCCATGATGACCTCGGTTTCAAAAATCCGGGGCCAGGCCCGCAGCACAGGCTACCCACAGGCAGAGGGGCTTCTGGGAGAATGTATGATGAAGTACGGCACTGAGATGGGAGCCAGCACCAACTTTGgtaaggggacagagagagagagactgagactgTGACTGTGACCCATCTATACCAAGTAATGGCAAATGTTTTGTATCGGTTCTCTTTTGCGCTCAAGCATGAAGATGATTGGGGATTGGATTTGGACAGAGGGCAGGCATGATTTCAGACAGTAGTGTCTGTAGCATTGAAGCTATGAGCGCCAACCCTACAGGGCCTCAATGCCATCACAGTCTTTTTTTCTGAGCTGCAGCTTGCTCTCTTTTAAATGCCCCACATTTTTGTTCCGAGACATTATATGCTTGAATGGAATTGATGtcatgatgtacagtatatcaaATGGCTTTTCTGCAGCTCTGTCACAAGATTAAATGAGTTGAAGTGAAGTTTCTTAACTTCATTAACAACCCAGCCTTGCTGTATTAATAGGATATTATGTTGTCTTTGCCTCATGTATCTTAGGGGGTGCTCTCCTTGAGGTTGGCGAGTCAATGAGGAGATTGGCTGAGGTGAAGGACTCTTTGGATATTGATGTCAAGCAGAACTTCATTGACCCGTTCCAGACCCTAGTGGACAAAGACCTGAAAGACATTCAGGTGCAGAGTTGGGATTGAGTCTTTGTACTTTTATTGACTGTTCATGTCCATCTTTGTGTAAATCTcaggggaggaaaaaaaaagtagatGCGAGTACAATTGACTAGCTGTCCGGCTCTGTTTACTGCTCATGTCCTCACAGCATCACCTGAAGAAGATGGAGAGCAGGCGGCTGGACTATGATTACAAGAAAAAGCGCCAAGGGAAGATCCCGGACGAGGAGCTCCGTCAGGCAATGGAGAAGTTTGAGGAGTCCCGCGAGGCAGCAGAGAGCAGCATGCACAACCTGCTGGAGACtgacgtaaacacacacacacacacacacacacacacacacacacagagagagaatatgtatgTATCAATTGCATTGGACGTTAATATTTGTTCATGTAAATCACTGACGTGACCTGCCAAGCCTTCTGAGGAATGATCCTAGACT from Alosa alosa isolate M-15738 ecotype Scorff River chromosome 1, AALO_Geno_1.1, whole genome shotgun sequence harbors:
- the sh3gl1a gene encoding SH3-domain GRB2-like 1a isoform X1; protein product: MSVAGFKKQFYKASQKVSEKVGTAEGTKLDEDFKDLERKADITSKAIQDVLAKTTEFLQPNPASRAKLSMMTSVSKIRGQARSTGYPQAEGLLGECMMKYGTEMGASTNFGGALLEVGESMRRLAEVKDSLDIDVKQNFIDPFQTLVDKDLKDIQHHLKKMESRRLDYDYKKKRQGKIPDEELRQAMEKFEESREAAESSMHNLLETDSEQVSQLAALVDSQLQYHKQATQVLEELTERMRERVNEAQSQPRQPRAVRPRLAYSYSEEDTSNGGYAPTAAPPTYAPGYMGAAPPSFNRSSVRQRSTEPPCCKALYDFEPENAGELAFQEGDVITLTNQIDENWFEGLLRGQSGFFPCNYVEVVVPLPR
- the sh3gl1a gene encoding SH3-domain GRB2-like 1a isoform X2; translated protein: MSVAGFKKQFYKASQKVSEKVGTAEGTKLDEDFKDLERKADITSKAIQDVLAKTTEFLQPNPASRAKLSMMTSVSKIRGQARSTGYPQAEGLLGECMMKYGTEMGASTNFGGALLEVGESMRRLAEVKDSLDIDVKQNFIDPFQTLVDKDLKDIQHHLKKMESRRLDYDYKKKRQGKIPDEELRQAMEKFEESREAAESSMHNLLETDSEQVSQLAALVDSQLQYHKQATQVLEELTERMRERVNEAQSQPRQPRAVRPRLAYSYSEEDTSNGGYAPTAAPPTYAPATEPPCCKALYDFEPENAGELAFQEGDVITLTNQIDENWFEGLLRGQSGFFPCNYVEVVVPLPR